GgaaaggctgtcctctgaccttcacatgcatgtcATGGTGCTTATCTGCatatgtaaataagtaaataaatatagtaaaacaTGTaataaggagctggagagaatgGCTGCTCTTTCACAGGATCCTTAAGTCCAGTCACAGGGGACCCAACAACCTCTCTGGGCACTGTATACACatgatacatacacatgcatacagtcaaaacacccatatgcataagaTGAAAATAAAGGGACCAAGTgctggtggctcatgcttttaatcccagcactcgggaggcagaagcaggcagagctctgtgagttcaaggtcagcctggtctactgagtgagttccaggacagcctccaaagctacagagaaaccctgtcttgaaaaaccaataataaataaataaataaatagataaataaatactgcACTAAAACAAGTGTTGTGCCCAAGTCTCAAAGATCCCCAAagaccaccagggagacagacccactgaactgtaaaagcaaggttttattatTTATCCAACCATGAAAAGGACCCTGTCTGACTAGCTGATGCAACAGCCTCAAGAGGAAGCGAAGTTCCCTATCTACTgctagttttttggttttttgtttttgttttttcatctttagagagttctcagttccatgctgcaaaactggagccttttctttatttggcttcttctactgctaggttttaaagacaaaagttactttagtaggtacgggttggtttctgattggttgacatttgggaacaattaggagaatttctcaaagtcatattttgacatgaaatacctgtgtaccaattattctcattggtcagtgctgagagggaacattctgtggtttctatagctttgtcttgttacttgtagGTGGCCTATTGTTCATAGaaaccaatagttttcagaactgtatcctggagactacagggaaggttttggtctcccctggagtttcttttgtggccaacaGTTCACAGAaaccaagtatctaggaggctagtggggtctggagtttctttgagTGAAACTCCTGGCCctaggctctgggaggccagaagatctggagtttccttgtgtcagaggcctacgtGTCTTCTCtatagcctgtcatggctgctaaagcaggggtcAAGTGAGtgtctggtcccttcacaaccATTTTGGAATGGATGTGGTGTAGTTTCCTTGGGGTGGTTGTTCTCTGAGTAAGAGAGTGTTTGCCTCCAAAGTGTCAACAGAAGGAAATGTATGACTCAATGATGAGACAGAGGGAGGTGACTACTAAGGATTTAGGAGTACTgaggttggggatttagctcaggaGCAGAGCCTTTGCCTGGcaagtgcaaagccctgggtttggtcctcaactccaggaggaaaaaataaaaaagaatttaggaGTACATAATGGTTCAGCcttagctaggtgtggtggtgtatacctttattcccagcactggggaggaagaagcaCAGGCAAAGGaagatgcatctctgtgagttcaagtccaatcTAGTCTTCAttatgagttctaggacagccaaagagaacttgtcttttattttttttttttttttttttttttttggtttttggagacagggtttctctgtggctttggaggctgtcctggaactagctcttgtagaccaggctggtctcgaactcacagagatgtgcctacctctgcctcccgagtgctgggattaaaggcgtgcactaccaccgcccggccaagaacttgtcttaaaaaataaaataaaagtttcaaCCTTCCCTAAAAGGACATAAACATGGCAAAAGTAATTAGGAATAAATTGTGCTAGccattcctctttccttccttgattTCAGGAGGCTAGACTCTGTGGTTTTACTTcagttctttaaaagaaaatgttaagccgggcattggtggcgcacgcctttagtcccagcactcgggaggcagaggcaggtggatctctgtgagtctgagaccagcctggtctacaagagctagttccaggacagcctccaaagccacagagaaaccctgtctccaaaaaccaaaaaagaaaaaaaaaagaggaaagaaaatgttaaaatgctttttaaaaatatatttattgtgcatgtgtatgtgtgcaagtgtgcatttGCCACAGTTTGGGTTTGGATAACAGACactctctgagccacctctctagctcctGAATATTATATCCCCACCTCCAACAGGGTTTTAAAATATAGCACTGgttatcctggaattcactatgtagacaagtgttgtggaacaatctttttgtagactgtgaagatatgttgctctcattggtttaaaaaagagctaaatggtcaatagctaggcaggaaaaggttAGGTGGGACTTTCTGACAGGGAGAGAGCtcctgggatgaagaagggcaaagtcaccagccagatgcagaagaagcaggGCATGTATGTATAAGATGAGGTAACAAGTCATGAGCCCCATGACAGCAAGTAAATTAATAAAGatgggttaattcaagttatAAAAACTAGTTAAAAACAATACTAAGCTATTGAcccagcatttataattaataatgtcttAGTTTAGATATTGGGGAGCTGGCAAGAAAATTATGTCTACAAACAAGGCTTGACTTGAATTctcagacatctgtctgcctctgcctcctgaatgctgggattaaaggcgtgcattaaCACATCTGTATCAAATATTACATGCTAAAGTGCTAAAGTGTTGTGTATGTTTTCATGATTGAACACTGACTTTTCAGTGTTCATTACCAGAATGTTCTCCTGTTCCTGAAGTTTGCCtcaaaagacaataaaatcatTTCCCTCAACCTGCACAGTTTAGATGGGAATAGTGGCTGGTACCTAGAATCCCAGTGCCTggaaggctaagacaggaggatcaggagtttaaggccaatcttggctatatagcaagtttgagaccagtccgGACTACATGAGACTATCTCAAACAACCTAAACCCGGTTGGTTCACTAGGAAAGAGCACTCATAACACAACCAGGAGGAGGGCCCCAGTTCTAAATCCACCACCTTGAAGAACCAGATCAAGCCgagcgatggtggcacatgcctttaatcccagcactctggaggctgaggcaggcagatttctgtgagttcaaggccagcctggtcttcagagcaagtgccaggataggctccaaaactacacagagaaaccctgtcttgaaaaacaaaacaaaacaaaacaaaaacaaacaaaagaaccagatcaggatgtgtgtgcctgtaacctcagGGTGACTGGGACTTGATGGCTGCTAGCCTAGCTCCAGAGTCAACAAGAAAATCAGCCTTAAGGGAATAAGGTGAGGTATGATAGGGAAGGACCCCTGACATTATCACACCTAGTCTGTTGTGCACCaccaggagggagagaggcaatTCTTATGGGTCCCAAGGATTTCAATAAATCACCACATAAGTGGGTGACTGATCCATCAGGGCTGCATGATAGGGACTCAGGAGTCTTGCTTTTCCTGAAAGCCCTAAGCAGGGGCAGAAGTGGGATTTATATGAGcaaaaatcacaaatatttgTTGCCAAGTTAAAGTTATAATTTTCACCAATCAGGATTCAGGAATTAGGGGCTTTCTTTGTATGTTCCATCATATCAACAGATACTGAATGTAAGCTTTTCAGcccaaccaatcagattcatttgttctCTCCATTGTTAGGAATAGCTATGTTTTAGAGAACTAAGGGTCATAATAGATTATTTCTATTGTTTGAGGAGAGGGTTGGTCATCTATTGGGGCTCCCCCAGGGCTTGGGAACTTGAACTTTTGTCACCCTACAGGTAAATGGAGTTTGAAATCAAGATGGCTGTGCTTAGAACAAGGTGCTTTTGCCTGCTCCCTTCAATATCCTACTCTGACCATCACGTGGGCACAGGgatccacatacatgtgtgcatacttCACATACataggaattcaaggccagtcttggttCAAAGTTGTGCTGGGCTAAATGAGACATCCTGCCTGTCTTACAGGTCTGCTGACGTGTGAGTGCATCTGTTCATTATCTGACCACTCCTCCTGACTCACCTCCTCAGTTCTCCACCAGCCCCCAAAAGGCATCTAGAGCCCTTAGAATGTTCAAGAAAGCTAAACGCAACACATGGATGCATATCATGGAAGATTAGAGGAACTAATTAGAAggatgaactgaaaaaaaaatagatatcaagtgagcaaataagacaaaaaagacaTTGCTTGTCATCATAACTGTCAGAGGACATGCTTTTGAGTTGATGAACAGTGGATTTTCCTCCTGAGAAGTGTACATAGCTCTTACACACTTTTAAGTGATATACATGTGTCTTGGACTAGGACACAGTGACCAGATTTATAAAGAGAAGCAAATATGAATTCTAAGTCTGATTTCTTTTctattcctccctctttctccctttctgtgaTGTTAGTGATTTGAACTAGGGATTCTGTATATAGAAGGAAAGTACTTCTACTACtgtgctacatttgtttgtttttcaagacaggatttttctgtgtagtcctggctgtcctggaactcactctgtagaccaggccggcctctaTCTCAccgagatcgacctgcctctgcccgatcagttcttttctttcatcCTAGGgaccaaattcagatcctcagtCCTGGCAGCAAATATTTTTATCTGTGGAGTCTTCTCACCAGCCCCTGATAGATacatttaagacagggtctctagaccagactggtttcCAACTCAAAGTGTAACTGAAGGTGTCCTTGAATTTCCTactctcctacctccacctcctgtgAATTGAGATTACAGGAGAACAgggtgaattcaaggccaacctgatctacaaagggagttccgggacaaccaaggctgttacacagagaaaccctgtctcaaaagacaaaaacacaaataagataaacaaaacaaacaaaagggaacGATTACAGATGTGTATCACCACCCAGCTCTTTTAAGTGTTTCTGGGGATTGAGTCCAAAGCTTCATGCACAAAgttctctaccaactgagctaaacCACTAGTcccatgatttttttctgtctctttttctttctgtgcagGGAATTAAATCCAGGCCTGCACATGCTCCTTTACTGAACTACACTTCCAGGTTAGGCTGATTTTAAAAAGTCTGAGTGAACCAGGTgaggtggcaaatgtctttagtccaggcactcaggaggcagagacaggaggatctctgagtttgaggccaccttggtctccagagcaagttccagtataATTATAAAGGCTTGCAAcagatagccaggactacatagagaaaaacctgtcttgaaaataaaaaaaaaataagtctgaaTGAATTACAGAGCTTAAGAAACCTCACTTCTCATCACACTATGGTAAAAAACAAATTGCATGCAATTCAAAGAACCACCCAATTTGTTCCAGGTCTTTCTGATCTGTCTCCTAGCATACTCctctttgtttatttagttctagTCACAAGGGGTGCTTTGTGTTCCTAGAATATGACAATTTGTCTAACAACCACTCCATCCCACCAGTACATCATGCTCTAGTCATCCACTGTTTTAGTTTTCTAAATATCACCTGTCATTACCTGACATTtagttttttgtcttttcctatgAGAATGCAAACTCTGCTACAGCATGGGAATTATCATTATCAGTTTTGCTCATGGATTTCTCCCAGTTTCCAGAAcacattttttccccattttttgagatagggtttctctatgtagccctggctgtccaggaactcactctgtagaccaggctggcgttgaactcacagagatccacctgcctctgcctctcaagtgctgggattgaaggcatgcaccaccaccatggcTAAGAACAGCATTTTTGTATGTAACATTGATGTCTAAGTATAATATTCAAAGGGTACTTCATTTCTTGAGAGACAAAACACCTAGTTCCTCagtttttaagttacatttttgtttatatttacattattttttgtgcatctgggtgtgtacatgtacagaggcatgccacagtgcacacatTGAGGCCAGAGGATAAAAGtagcttctcttcttccaccacttgggttctgggagttgaactcaggttttcaggcttggcagcaagcacctttacctgttgagctgtCTCACCCATCGACtccaatttaaaataacaaaaatgcttTCAGAATGAAGCTATAGCCACAGCATCTGTCAGGAATTTCAACTGTAGGAAATGGTGGATGACAACTTTCAAACACAGGCTTGACAGATGTAGCAGAATCACAAGCACGTGGTCAGGTGCCCAATTAACTGCATATTCGTGTTACATGCTCACCAACGCATAAACAGATGGTGACCCAGAGAGGGTTGCTCCGATGACTCGGCTGTGGGTGAACCTCGTGGCTTATGCCCAGGCAGGTGACACCAGGGGCTCAGGCTGTGATTGCCGAGCCACTCCCACTGCTGCCTCCATCCGCTCGGCTGTCTCATGACCAGCTCTCCAGGGAATACTCCGTGCCCGACAGTCAGACTTAGCCTCTGACAGTTTCTGATAAAGGATCTCTGTGATAGGGGATATTCGGTTGACTAAATGCATACCCGGGATACTTGTTCATAAATGTTTATGACTGCTTAAATATGTAGTCGTGAGTAGAGGGAAATGAAATTTGTTTAGACTAAATTTTAGGTGCGAAAACTCCTATACTAGAACTCTAGATTGTCAGCAGTACTCATTGTCACACAGTGCTTGTAACTGGTTATCCCTCGATACTGAGCTCCCGCCTTGTCACCAGGCCAAACATTAATATTCGTATCTCTCCAAGGCCCCAGACTTCCCCTACCAGGTCCCTTTATCAGAGTTCTAAGCTATGAGCCATAACCTGCCCGTCACGCACAACCCAGAGACCCCATTCCAGTAACTAATTCTCCACGGTCCCTCACCGACTCCTCAGCCACATACGTCAGCCACCGTTCACAGGCgagctgggtgtgtgtgtgtgaggtgtttATGGGGGGAGGGGGTCGCCCAGGCCCCGCCCCCTCGCGTAAGTTCATGCCCCCGGTGCATTTAGCAGGCGCGCCGGAAGCTCCGCCCGGGTGGTTGCTAGGCTCTGGCAGCCGGAAGTCCCGCCTGCCGAGTAGTCGTCGCTGCCACCGCCGCCGCCTCCGTTGTTGTTGTGGTCGCTTCTCCGAAGTCCGCGGCTCAGAGAGCCGGCTCCGTCGCCTCCCGCCGCCATGAAGTGGATGTTTAAGGAGGACCACTCTCTGGGTAAGCGCGGTCGGCCTTGCAGAGCCCCGGGCCGCGGCCCCTCCCCCACTCGGGCCACCCCGCAGGGTCGCCAAGGCCCCGCCAGCCTGGGCACCTCCCACGAACCCAAGTAGCCCCCTGCGGACCATGCTGGGAGTCTGTGAGGGGGGCGGCGGGCAGGGATCCGGGGCGAGGACGCGGGGCGTACTGCGCAGGTTGCGGGCGGCGAAGGGCGGACAGGAAGATGAGGTTCCGGGAACTGGGGGccggctggctggctggcaggcaggcaggcgcgACAGTCACCCCGGTGTACTTCTCTCCTAGAACACAGATGCGTGGAATCCGCCAAGATCAGAGCGAAGTATCCCGACCGAGTTCCGGTGAGTGTGGACTCCCGGTCCCCTCACCCCTCTGTCACCTAGGAGCCGTGTCGGGCGGACGCGGTAGGCCGTGCAACAGTTGATAAGTTAAGGTCTCAAAGTGTAGCCAGAGACTGGACCGGCTGGCCTGGGGCCGACCCAAGCTTGGAGCGCAAGAGGGTGGTGCTGTTCAGGGGCATCAGTGCTGAATCTTCCCCGATCTAGGGCAGCAAGCTGCTTGCAGCCTCTAGGCTCCCTCGCCAATTATGTAAGGAACCGTGTTCTAGGACAGGGCAACAGGTCACTTCCACTTTAGGGAACGGTGGTGGAGGGAGACTCACTTGGTCTTGGATAGGGTACCCTAGCCTCAGGACATTCATCTTTAATTTTGATCCTTTAACTTCTAGTTTCTCTTCACCCTGGTGCTGTCATCCTTGCTTGAATAATCTGAAACGCCACCATTTTGTCTTTAATCAATAATAAGTATGATGCTATATTTCTGCCATAGTTGGGGAGATGGTTTCTGATatcattattgatttttttttttttttttggtttcgagacagggtttctctgtgtagctctgtagaccaggcaggcctcaaactcacatagatctgtctgcctctgcctccagattaaaggcatgcaccaccatcgccagAACATTATTGATTTTTGAAAGTCAGAGTCTTATTATTGTAGCTCTTTTGCTTGTAAGCAGTTCCTTTGAGGAGAGGATTGGGAGGACAAATGTTAACCTGTTTACAGAGAAGCAACAGGCTAATGAAAACCTTGGTTCTTGGGTGTCAGGGACTGTAGAGCACTGGCATTAGTTCATCCATTCTAACTCTAGTAGTGTGGATCTCTTCTGGGATAGTGGGCTAACAGACTGCAGATGAAACTCTGGCCAGATAATCTTTCACTTGCCTACATAAAATGTTAGGAAAGTAGTCTAGCAGTGGTGGCGggtgcacctttaatctcagcactcaggaggcagaggcagaggcaggcagatctcataGTTGGAAAGTTGGGAAGCTTTGCAGTTGTGTTTTTCTTATAGATGCTGAGATCAGAGATAAGGGGTGTAATTGACCAAATATAACAgatttttatcagttttattaGCCAGAGAGTGGCTTAGTAAGACAGGTGGATTTAATCATGCTGTGTAGTTTCCACACATTTCCTTGCTCACACTCCGCTCACCAGACTTTGAGGGCAGAGCTTTACATTAGGTAATCCAGTCCAGTGCTTGTGTGCACTGgtgctccttctccctccctttccttcccctgtcTAGttacagtgctgggaatcaagtaCAGGCCTTGCATGCTGCACAAGTGCTGCTCTTCTGCTGAAGTGCAACCTCCCCTGCTGACATAGCTTGACTTTTCCAGGTGATCGTGGAAAAAGTCTCAGGCTCTCAGATTGTTGACATTGACAAAAGGAAGTACCTGGTTCCATCTGACATCACTGTGGCTCAGTTCATGTGGATCATCAGGAAAAGGATCCAACTTCCTTCTGAGAAGGCTATCTTCCTGTTTGTGGACAAGACAGTCCCACAGTCCAGGTGAGAGGTGTTTATTTGATGGGCCTCTGGCTTAGAAATCCATTTGTTGCTTGTAAAACTCAAACCTTGGGAAGTATAAAAAAGCTCTTAAGAGTTCTGACTGCagctcctttttttgtttttttatcttgttgagcatttctctgtgtagccatgacagtcctagaactcattttctAGATTGCACTGGTCTTCAAATTTAGGGAGTtgcctatttctgcttccttgggattaaaagcgtgtgaaATCACACCTGGCTCTTATTGCAACTCTTAATTTGTATATCAGTAGCTTCAGGAAAAAATAGGGCACAATTATGTATTCACTCTGTTAAGAGAGTGGAACAATATCTGGAGTTGATGTAACATgtatggatgtgtgcatgtgtgcatttgtgtaagccagaggtcagcgctgggtatcttcctcagttgcttctCTACCCTATTTACTTTTTTAGACTAatgcttattttgttgtttactttttaaagattgtgtgtgtatatgcatttagatcatactgtgtgtgtgtgtgtgtgtgtgtgtgtgtgtgtgtgtgtgtgtaggtgtgtaggtgtgtaggtcacaggacaactttggaGTTTATACTCCCCTTCCATCATTGGCAATGAGGTTGTAAGGCTTGCATGGCTAGTGCTTTTAGCTTATTAAGCACCTAacatgtattttgagacagggtctcctactgaacctggagcttaatctaaactcaggtcttcatgctcacacagaagcactttactaggtcatctccccagccaccaGATCTGGACTTAAAGGCACTGGTTGAAGCCTCCCAGAAATTGACTAAGATACCCAatgttggcctctggcctccacatacacatgtgcacaccccgTATCCTAGATAAATTATCTCAGAAGTTCTTTAAGACAGTTCAGTAGAACTGAGACCTGCAGTGAGGTTTTCATTTTGTTACCAGGAACCTGTAGGTCCCAAAGAAGCTCATTTTTACCTATCACTCTGCTTAGTTACTATGTTGAGACATAGTTAGCTCTTTGATCTTCTGAAAGTCAGTATCTACCTGATCCATAAGTCTGATAAAATGACTACTGTCAGTACCTATAGCTCTGGTGACCTTGTCATCCTTGGGTCAAGACCCTCTTACCTAGCCTTCCTTTACAGGCTTTTGGGAAGTATGTTGTTGGGTGTGTACTTTACCAAGGGATGAAGCCAGCTCAGGCATCTGTGGGGTCACTCTTGGCTCTCCTTCAGGTAATGGAGGATGTAACTCTTCCTTTATAACTTTCAAAACTTGTACAGCAGCTTGGTGATTCTGTTTTCTCCCTCCTGGAGATGGTGGCTTACTGGAAGGAAGTAGGAGACTAGGATCAATGGCACTGGGTTTATTTTCCTTAATGCTGATCCTCTGGCATAGTAGTCAGTGGTGGTGATCCAGTTCAGGGCCTTGTTGCTAGGCAGGTGCTTTACTACTTAGTCCCGTTCTCAGTCCCCAATACTTACTGTCTGAAGACATTAAGATTTCTCTGATGGTTCCACAGTATCTAGTAATTGAAAATAGCTTATAGGTCTCCTATCCCATTTCCTGTGTCTCTGAAGTATAAATTGACTTAGAAGTCAAAAGTGGTTCTCAGGGCAGCAGAGGCTGCTTCAGAGCCATTTTCTCTCCAAGTACTTTCCGGACAAACAAAAACTTGCATTTCTCCCGTTACTTTATAAAGAGAACACCAAGGCCCTTTGTGATTAAGGTTCCAGTTAATGACTTCTTGCTCTACACTTCATGCAAGCCAACCTGTATTCATTTGGGAGTTTTATTAAAAACTTATTTgttgacaggcagtggtggcatacccAGGTAGAtctaagttcaaggacagcctggtctacatagtgagtttcagattaGATAggactatgtagaaagaccccgtcttaaacaaacaaacaaacaaaaggatttagagctgggcagtggtggtgcatgcctttaattccagcactcttgaggcagaggcagtcagatctctgtgagttcaaggccagcctggtttacatagtgagttccaggatagccaaaccctgtctcaaaagaccaaaaaacaaaacaaacaaacaaccccccaaaccCTAAAGCCCCAAAACGTATTTGTTAGCCAGGTTTGAgttgatacacacttttaattccagttgTTGGCGGGAGAAATCCATCTGGGGgaatacagtgagaccttgtctccaacaaaaatcaaaactcaaACCCAAATTTGTTTATAAACAAAAGAGAATGTGACATCATCAGACCCATGCAAACACCACAGAGTCTCTTTCCTAAAGCTGGTGGTGACTCAGCTTCACTAGCTCTTCAAAGTCAGTTTAGCGCCTCTTTTCAGCTTTTTCCAGGCTCCTTCGGGAACCTGGAGCCTCCTTTAACCTTCATCCAGTGCTTGCAGTTTGCAGAGTGGCTGGGGAAATGAACACAGAATGAATCCAGGCTTTCCCTGTTCCATAACTGACTGTTGCCTGAGGTTGAACAAAGTACATTGCTTATGTGTCAAGCTGAATACAGGTGATAAGCATGGAGAGTGGCAGAGTTAGTACTAAATACAGATGCTGGGTAGACACCGAGGCGAGCCCCtaagattttatttccttctttttaagttcccctaaaaaaaaaaaaaaagggaacaaaaAGGTGGTGGGGTCTGGATTTCAGCTGCCTTTTATTtcctgaggttttttttgtttatttgagacaggttctctctacatagctcttgtgtcctagaactcacaatgtagatcaggctggctttgtattcagagatctacctgcctcttcctcccaagttctgagattaaaggcatgcaccaccacactgccTTTTTATTGTAGCATTAGAAAGTTGAATTCTCTGCCAAAGTGCTTACATCAAGAATCTGGCTCAACATAGAAGAGGAACTATCTCTTGGTGCAGATGGGGACATTGGTATAAGATTTTCTagtctgtgagtttaaggccagcttggtctacagagtgagttccaggacaggctccaaaacaatacagagaaaccctgccttgaaaaaacaaactagagccaagcgttggtggcacatgcctttaatcccagtactcgggaggcagaggcaggtggatctctgtgagtttgagaccagcctggtctacaagacctggttccaggacagcctccaaagccacagagaaaccctgtctcgaaaaacaaaacaaacaaaaagtttctaGTCATGATTAGAGAACCTAGGTCTGATAAtagtctttgttctttgtttagaGCACAGACAAGAATGTTCttaattctctgtttaaataGATACAGGCTAGCCCTTGGTGGCATATAccattaatcctagcatttagaggaggcagaggcaggtagaactctgtaaattcaaggccaccctgggcttcagagtgagttccagggaagccagggctacacagagaaaccctgtcttgaaaaacaaaacaaagaaaccaaaatttaTTATTGAGTATGTCCAACATGTTGACAGTTTGGCGTGGAGAAACCAGTGCTGCTGAAGATG
The DNA window shown above is from Cricetulus griseus strain 17A/GY chromosome 3, alternate assembly CriGri-PICRH-1.0, whole genome shotgun sequence and carries:
- the Gabarapl2 gene encoding gamma-aminobutyric acid receptor-associated protein-like 2 isoform X3 is translated as MKWMFKEDHSLEHRCVESAKIRAKYPDRVPVIVEKVSGSQIVDIDKRKYLVPSDITVAQFMWIIRKRIQLPSEKAIFLFVDKTVPQSSLTMGQLYEKEKDEDGFLYVAYSGENTFGF
- the Gabarapl2 gene encoding gamma-aminobutyric acid receptor-associated protein-like 2 isoform X2, which encodes MKWMFKEDHSLEHRCVESAKIRAKYPDRVPVIVEKVSGSQIVDIDKRKYLVPSDITVAQFMWIIRKRIQLPSEKAIFLFVDKTVPQSRSWRKQMWAKQYSQHVCRCLHNHIPPVGFHWSKVLDAM